One part of the Muntiacus reevesi chromosome 20, mMunRee1.1, whole genome shotgun sequence genome encodes these proteins:
- the SNRNP48 gene encoding U11/U12 small nuclear ribonucleoprotein 48 kDa protein isoform X1: MEADPPPVEERRRLREELSEFVESCRRTLEEMTASLGWSLDRLEPGEEAAAAEDEVAICPYDSNHHMPKSSLAKHMVSCRLRKLGYTKEEEDKMYNSDFFYKNANIPSITLNKDSQFQIIKQARAAVGNDGDYYNQSRFFSTKPPGKPLSRISPMLHVSMLRCNVRGEARAEEDPAPSLLLVVKQGVYSSLPVEVPLNHKRFVCDLTQADRLALYDFVVEETKKKRSDSQIIENDSDLFVDLAAKVNQDNSRKSPKSYLEILAEVRDYKRRRQSYRAKNVHITKKSYTEVIRDVISVHMEELSSHWQEEQEKDADRADRSEERRSASVDSRQSGGSHLDGECSWRRRDRSRSPHKRKRNKDKDRSWDSRRRKERDGERHHSHKRRKQKM; encoded by the exons ATGGAGGCCGATCCTCCCCCGGTGGAGGAGCGCAGGCGGCTGCGGGAGGAGCTGAGCGAGTTCGTGGAGAGCTGCCGCCGGACGCTGGAGGAGATGACGGCGTCGCTGGGCTGGAGCCTGGACCGTCTGGAGCCgggggaggaggcggcggcggctgaG GATGAAGTTGCGATATGCCCCTATGACTCCAATCACCACATGCCTAAATCGTCTTTAGCAAAGCACATGGTGTCTTGTAGATTGAGGAAACTGGGCTATACCAAAGAGGAAGAG GATAAAATGTATAATTCTGACTTTTTCTATAAGAATGCGAACATACCTTCAATTACTTTGA ataaGGACTCACAATTCCAGATAATTAAACAAGCTAGAGCTGCAGTTGGAAATGATGGTGATTATTATAATCAAA gcaggttcttttccaccaagccacctgggaagcccctctcgaGAATCAGCCCAATGTTACATGTAAGCATGTTGAGGTGCAATGTGAGAGGAGAGGCTCGGGCTGAAGAAGACCCAGCACCGTCCCTGCTCCTCGTAGTGAAGCAAG GAGTATATTCTTCATTGCCTGTTGAAGTTCCCCTGAATCACAAACGGTTTGTTTGTGATCTGACTCAAGCCGATCGTCTTGCCCTCTATGATTTTGTAGtcgaggaaacaaagaaaaagcgcTCAGATTCTCAAATTATCGAAAACGACAGTGATCTCTTTGTAGACTTGGCTGCCAAAGTCAATCAAG aTAATAGTCGAAAAAGTCCAAAATCTTACCTTGAAATCCTGGCAGAAGTGAGAGATTACAAAAGAAGACGCCAGTCCTATAGAGCTAAGAATGTTCACATAACCAAGAAGTCATACACTGAG GTGATCCGGGATGTGATCAGCGTGCACATGGAGGAGCTGAGCAGCCActggcaggaggagcaggagaaGGACGCGGACAGGGCGGACAG GAGTGAAGAAAGACGGTCGGCTTCAGTGGACTCAAGGCAGTCTGGGGGGAGCCATCTGGACGGTGAGTGTTCATGGCGTAGACGGGACCGGAGTCGGAGCCCACACAAACggaaaagaaataaggacaaGGATAGAAGCTGGGActccaggagaaggaaggagag GGATGGGGAAAGACATCACAGtcataaaagaagaaagcagaaaatgtAA
- the SNRNP48 gene encoding U11/U12 small nuclear ribonucleoprotein 48 kDa protein isoform X2, protein MEADPPPVEERRRLREELSEFVESCRRTLEEMTASLGWSLDRLEPGEEAAAAEDEVAICPYDSNHHMPKSSLAKHMVSCRLRKLGYTKEEEDKMYNSDFFYKNANIPSITLNKDSQFQIIKQARAAVGNDGDYYNQRVYSSLPVEVPLNHKRFVCDLTQADRLALYDFVVEETKKKRSDSQIIENDSDLFVDLAAKVNQDNSRKSPKSYLEILAEVRDYKRRRQSYRAKNVHITKKSYTEVIRDVISVHMEELSSHWQEEQEKDADRADRSEERRSASVDSRQSGGSHLDGECSWRRRDRSRSPHKRKRNKDKDRSWDSRRRKERDGERHHSHKRRKQKM, encoded by the exons ATGGAGGCCGATCCTCCCCCGGTGGAGGAGCGCAGGCGGCTGCGGGAGGAGCTGAGCGAGTTCGTGGAGAGCTGCCGCCGGACGCTGGAGGAGATGACGGCGTCGCTGGGCTGGAGCCTGGACCGTCTGGAGCCgggggaggaggcggcggcggctgaG GATGAAGTTGCGATATGCCCCTATGACTCCAATCACCACATGCCTAAATCGTCTTTAGCAAAGCACATGGTGTCTTGTAGATTGAGGAAACTGGGCTATACCAAAGAGGAAGAG GATAAAATGTATAATTCTGACTTTTTCTATAAGAATGCGAACATACCTTCAATTACTTTGA ataaGGACTCACAATTCCAGATAATTAAACAAGCTAGAGCTGCAGTTGGAAATGATGGTGATTATTATAATCAAA GAGTATATTCTTCATTGCCTGTTGAAGTTCCCCTGAATCACAAACGGTTTGTTTGTGATCTGACTCAAGCCGATCGTCTTGCCCTCTATGATTTTGTAGtcgaggaaacaaagaaaaagcgcTCAGATTCTCAAATTATCGAAAACGACAGTGATCTCTTTGTAGACTTGGCTGCCAAAGTCAATCAAG aTAATAGTCGAAAAAGTCCAAAATCTTACCTTGAAATCCTGGCAGAAGTGAGAGATTACAAAAGAAGACGCCAGTCCTATAGAGCTAAGAATGTTCACATAACCAAGAAGTCATACACTGAG GTGATCCGGGATGTGATCAGCGTGCACATGGAGGAGCTGAGCAGCCActggcaggaggagcaggagaaGGACGCGGACAGGGCGGACAG GAGTGAAGAAAGACGGTCGGCTTCAGTGGACTCAAGGCAGTCTGGGGGGAGCCATCTGGACGGTGAGTGTTCATGGCGTAGACGGGACCGGAGTCGGAGCCCACACAAACggaaaagaaataaggacaaGGATAGAAGCTGGGActccaggagaaggaaggagag GGATGGGGAAAGACATCACAGtcataaaagaagaaagcagaaaatgtAA